ATGATTACTTCCTATTCAGTGCAGCCTTCATTATTAACACTGGCGAGAGAACAAATGGTCAGGAAAATGTGTGACATGAGGCTAAGTACCACTGAGCCACTATTCAGGGGAGGGATGTGGTCAATTCAGTGCAGCTCAATTcagcaagttaaaaaaaaaaaatagaagcgCCTGCTTCCATTAAAAGACGGCTTTCTTTCTAAGCCCTAATGAAAGAAGGACCTCTCTGGCATTACTATGGAATGAATTGCTGTTTCAGTGTATGTGCTGAATTGATAGAAATTAAAGTGAATTGACCCCAGCCACATATACAAGACATCATATTTTAGGCATGCTAATGCCCTTCAGAATggctttgtctgtgttttctctgtgtacGGACCTGCAAGGATTCTGttatttttggtgtgtgtgtatcagccagtgaaacacacacacagacacatacctgtttgccttctttctttctttctctagCTCTCTGTTTCATTGTGTGATTGTGTCCTTGCTCCCCAACAGTTTAGTGAAAAGCAGTGCGGTGCTAGTCAGCGCTAATCAATTCAACTGAGACACAGTGCTTTTGGTCACATGACGATGAGCTGTAAGCTCCAAaccctctttgtgtgtgttttagatcacagaggaggagatagaGCGGATCATGTCGGGGCAGGAGTTCAAGGAGGATGCCCCGGAGCACACCTGGGGCAACAATGGTGACAGCGACCATAGCTCTCCCAGCAACGGAGCCTCAGAGGGCAACCAGCCGTCACCCGCCTCCACTCTGTCATCCAAGTGAGTTGTTCATCTCGACTACTCCACCGTGCAACGCCATGGTGGGGCGCACCATTGAGATAATGAGCTGGCCCTGACAGTTTAACACCTTGTTCCCATCTCACCCAGACTTTGGTTAAGGtattcatctgctgaagaaTGCCTGAATATGCAGCTCCTCAGGCTTGGCGATGATAGCAAACACAAAGAACTCGCTGCACTATCTGCTGTTCTTGCTACAGAGACGAGCACATTGTCTATCTACATTCATCAAGGACGAATATTGTCTAGGCACTCACATGACTATATTTATTTCAGTCTCATTTTGTATAAACACTAGGTTTATCTCAGCAGCCACATAGCTATTCAGAGGAATACTTGTTTTATCAAATTAAATCTGAGAAGAAATGAACAATAGCAGAATGCCTGTGCAGCGTACGCTTTGGTATGCAGGTACAAAATAAACTGCAAAGTTTTGTCTACAAGTTTCTAAAAAAATTACAGAGATTTGTAATGGCAAGGAGAATGGAGCTCCAGCATGCCTCCATAGATAAAGTTTAAAGGTTATGAAGTTGGATGGAAAACTTTATGTGTCCAGTACAGAGAATAGTAGGTCTGGGAcatgtttagcctagcttagcataaacactgggaGCCTCTTTCTGTACTGTGCACACAGATATGAGATATATCAATATTTGTATCCGACTCTGCGTAAGATGGTAAACAagaatatttctcaaaatgttagAGCATTCCTTTGTAATGTtaacaaaaaattaaaaatgtctgaCTATATgtagtggtggaagaagtatttagaTCCGTTACTTCAGGAAAAGTACTAATACCGCACCGTAAAAATACCTCACTACAAGTACACTACAAACCTTATCGAAGTTTAAGTATTCTCATCAAAATGTACTTAGTTGCATTCCATCACTGCCTATATGAACAAATGTGTATAACCTTGTGCATGTGCTTGCAGTCGCTCTGTGGAAATGAACGGCTATACGGCGGCCCTCAGGGACCAGTACATCAACACCTCCATGTCCACACACTACCAGCTCCTACCTCACCTATTCAGCTACGCTGCCCAGTCTGGCCTGCTGGCCCCCCAGCCCCGCACCCTCTACCCACAATCCCACCCACtggtgctgcagctggtggCTGCTGAAGACCTGGCCCCACTGGCCACCCCTATGCTCATTGAAGATGGGTGAGTCAATACATAGACAAGATACTGCATATACTGACTCCATTCTGTAGATATAACATAGACCAGTAAGCACAGTGATAGGGAGTTTACATCATGTGATTAGTGATTCAAATACCAGACCAGTGGTTTTAAGCCCACTAGACATAAACTGCTAGACGACTTGAAGTGTATTTTGTGAAATTTCAGCACTGTATTGTTCACATCATTTGGCTGTTAGAGagtttattttaatcaaaaatgATCTGttgtatgttttcatgtttatcaATTATCATGTACCAAGACCAGAAAGCGATcaggacaggaaacaggagcCACCTAGTGGTAcaaaccaccatcaccacccGCTCACATAGACGAGCAAACCTTagcagtatttttttaattcagaacTTTTCCACAAACAATTTTTAACTTTTTGCATCACAGCCAAAATGGCTAACAGACTCTGAATTTCTATTAgccaaaacttttttttttttttttttttttttaaattaaccaGATCACGAGTCATTGGGTCCACTTCAAACCTATTCACAAATCAAACTAGTCAAACACATTATACATGAAGAATTGAGGCCTAAGCCTAcctaaaataaatgcagtgatATTTTAACTCATACAGCGTCCACCACGTTGACTAGTAACTAGACAATTATACTAAAGCCTGTGCAGTTTTTGTACTCTCATCTGGCTGATTGGCCGGTATTATTTCAAACCCTGAGTATTAGAGTGGTTGAGTTGTTGCAGAGTGAACCTAACAGATCTGCTTTCACACAACAAGCCTCCCCCCCAAAGCTACATTCACATGCATTCATGCAGaaggcagacacaaacaaacatggatggAATGGTAGGCAAACCAAACAGGCATGATGATTGTCTTTACACTGATGTGGTATTGTTAACAGAGAATCACTGCCCTGATCATATAATTGTTGTTGCACCAGAATTATTTGCTTCCTCTTGTTCAGATCACCCGTTTTGTCCAGGAAGCTATCATGACCATTTATAAATTCTGTTGTGGAGGAGTCCACTAAAATAATATCCAGTTTATCCAGCTGTATACTGTCTGCCTGATTccatgtgaatgcagcattacCCTTATTCTTTACTTTCCTGTTTCCCAGGTACAAAGTGACACAGGTGGAGCTGTTTGCCCTGCTGTGTCGCCTGGCGGACGAGCTTCTGTTTCGCCAAATCTCCTGGATCAAGAAGCTGCCGTTCTTCTGTGAGCTCTCCATAGAGGACTACACCTGCCTGCTCAGCTCCACCTGGCAGGAGCTCATCCTGCTCTCCTGCCTCACCATCTACAGCGCCCAGATTTTCGGAGACCTGGCCAACGTCACGGCCAAGTACACACCATCTGACGATGAGCTGCAGGGGTGAGTGACAAGGAGTTTGGTCAGAActactgtttgttttattgccCTATTTTTTAGTTTGGGATAGGTATgaaacaaaaactgcaaaacataAATTGGAGTTATCCTTTAAATGCAACATTACAATTATTGTAACTGTAGCCACCCTATCTCTATGTAACCACACTTCAACTAGCATTAAGCAAAGAACCAAAAGTTTGACTTCACTGGAAGTACATTTAATCACTTAAATCACTGGTGAATATTTTTATACAAACGCTGATTCAAATAACTATGCGTAATGTGAAAGGAGTTGCTCATACGTacaaacccacagaaaatgatcaccGAAGATCCCCTCAATTCTCATGGCCTGCATCTACccttttggttcactctcatcagTCTGATTTCCAGCCCCAGCCGAAGGCTGGTTTTGATAAAAGAGCTCTGATAAAATCACTGTGCCTCTCTGTcgaacataatggagcattgAGCTAAAGAGCATGATGGTTCCCTCAGAAGCTGATGGAGTCCAAAACAGAACCAAAAGGAAAGTGAATATTGGTCTACAAAAAAATTAGGTGGACACAAACGTGAcaccaaatgaatgctaatttgCAATATGTGCAACTGTTAGTTAGCATGTACGCCATAGCAACTTCATATGGTGATAATAGGCCTATGTCAACATTGTTAGCCTGTTCTACTGTCCTGTACAGGCCAAAAACTTGTTAGTGTTACTATGTAAACCTGATGTTTGCTAGCCAACTAATGTAGTCTAGTAGACTTTAGAACAGCAATGATGTAGCCAGCCACATCGTGGCTTTTTCATATCAGAAGGACTGAGGAAATAGCCCTCACTCACATGTGTTGATAATATCTTGCCTACACTGACTCATACTGTCTGCTACCTCCTTTTTCTGGATTCTGTTGCACCATTAACATACAAAAGATATTATACATTAGAAGTTGCCTTCAGGAGCCTTGCCAATTCATTATATGACTAAGAGGAAAGGTGGATATCAGGAATTAGATATTCCCCACTGTAACAATAATCCTGCAAAGCGAGACATTCCATTCCAGCTCAGTATCTCCGAAAGGGTTTGATATTTCTCCCTATGACAGCAGGGAAAGCATTGTTTTTGGATGAGGGCCAGTGAAGTGGTCCGTGAATGGGAGGACTCCTTAGGACAGAGCTGTGGCTAGCACCGTCTGGCATGTGAAATACCTGCATGTCCCTCACTAGTTAGAGAGGGATGTGTGGGGGTTTGGCTCTGTGTAAATCAAACCAGAATTATCTGACCTCATGACACACATTTTCCTAATATACGGTGCTGTTCTGTTGCTTTGGTCAATTTGCTGTAGTTTAGGAGTGCATATCTGATTTACAGTGGCAGCgctaatgtgtgtgagagagattgGAGCTGTGAGAGCCAGAAAGATGGGGAATTGAAGTGAAATGAGAGGAATTAAACTTTATGAATCTTCCTTTCAAAAGCTGTGGGATCAGCAAGACGTCTGTTAAGCACTTTTGGTAGATCTGACGTATTCCCTCCCTAATTTTTGCCTTGTTCATTGAAGCATAGAGGCTTAAGATAATGGGGCTTGAGGGATTTTATATATTTTGGAGTGCCTATTTTTTCATCACAGTAGATTTAATGGGAACATGCAGACAGTAAAGCTCTGAAAACTCAGTCcatcttctgttttgttttggagaaTTTGGCTTCAGATGATCCAAAAACTAATCCTCTGGAGACATTATTTATTACATTGTTGTTTATGTTACGTAACACAGCATTATTTTCCAGCATTATTGACAAGTTTGTATCTGATTCCTCAGCTTCAGCGAGGACGgcatggaggtgatggagaggttAATATATCTGTTCCGCAAGTTTCATCAGCTGAAGATCAGTAATGAGGAGTATGCCTGTATGAAAGCCATCAACTTCCTCAACCAAGGTAACAATGCTAGCTCTGCTATTACTGAGGGAAAGACTTTCTTGGTCCTTTCTATATTCCCCAAATGACTCTTTCATTTGTAATTGCAGATATCAGAGGACTGTCCAACATCTCCCAGCTCGAGCAGCTGAACAAGCGCTACTGGTATGTGTGCCAGGACTACACTGAATACAAGTACCCGCACCAACCCAAACGCTTCCCTGAGATTATGATGTGTCTCCCGGAGATTCGCTGCATTGCAGGTGAGGCCTCTAAGAAATGTATGGGGCATGAGGCAGTAtatattttttggtgaaatCCAACAGTTGTATGGTGTAATGAATAATGCTGCCTTTAGATGCTATTTACTGTAGAAATGTATTCTTGTTTCAAGTGCTAGCAGGGATGCTCATCCAATGTTACTTAGCCAAAACATGGCGACTGTTTGGCTCCATCAGTCAGCCAATGACCAGTGGAAAAATTCCTTGCGCAGCGTGTGTTCAGGATTTTGTCAACCATAAATGGTCTTTGTTCACGTTACCTGCATAGAAAACAAGGCCTTTATTACCTCTGACATCGATTATTTTCTTGGTTGTTTATTTGTCAGCAGCATTCTGGAAAAACgatgattttcatgaaacttaGTAGAAGGGTGTAGTATGGCCCAAGGAAGAATCTAAGATGTGACCTATAGCTGTTGGAGCGGATGTGAATCACACAAGTTATTTTTCACTGTCGGTAACAAAGTGAGGGGCATTGGACCCCGGTGAACAAGTGCCATACATCTTAACATCCAGTAGAGGGTAGTAAAGTTCAATAGTGACAAAACATAGCCAACTGTAGGACTGTGATAGCTCCATACCATAATCCACATTgtaccagtaatcctctggggGTAGCCTACACATGCAGTTGCTCAAGAAGTTGTTATGGAGCACTCAGGGACAGTGGTTTCATGGTACAATGGTAACATCGCCACAGTTCTAATATTTGTTTCTCAAAACAAACTGTGGCTGTAGCTTTGTTCATGCCATGCTCctcgctctgctgctctgagtttACCACTTTAAGGCCACTGTTTCCACTCAATAATAcatttatataaataaatgcttAAGTTATCCGTGTTAAAGTTACCGTTTATGAATCTTGATGCACTGATGTTTCACACTGAAATCTCTCCAACAGGTCAAGGGGCATTATCCCTTCCTGCTCTGGTTAGCTTCCAGTTGGAATATAAGTACTGTGTTTCAGTGACAGCATCTTAGCACAGagcaaaaaacagtgaaatagaAGCCATTGAAACTACAggtgaatgaaaacagtatttctctgaaagcagcagagtggtgaCTATGATAATACTCACAGAATTAATTCCAATGGAATTAGTAGAATCTGTAGAAGAAAAAGGCCATTACAGAGAAGCTAAGCTAGTCCTGAGCTGAAGTGCTGCgtgttgtgtttatttacaggGAAGCTGGTGAATGTCCCCCTGGAGCAGCTTCCCCTCTTGTTCAAAGCAGTCTTGCACTCCTGCAAATCCAGCCTGACCAGCTACAGGACCGGCCTGTCGCCCTGCGTGACCACCTCCTCTGGAAACtagacccccaccccccacccccgagTCGAGGGACTGGTCTCCCCTCTTGTGAATGTGACAAGCAgctagtttgttttttgtaacttttttctttatatatttattacaCGACAGAGCTGAATGTATGCTGATTTACACTGTGCACATGCTTCTGTACAAAACAAATGCTCGTAGATGCATTGGTCTTTGGAGTTTACAAGTGTGTATCCAGTTTGCTCAATGTGTCAGTGTTGCTATTGTTAGAACTAGACTTTAAAAgagtttattttattcagaCGGGGGCGGATAGACACATGACGAGCGTTTTGAGACTACCTCAGGAAGATGTTGTTGCTATTTTCAGGTACTTTTTCTTGCTGTTAAATGAAGAGTTGCCCAGTCTAAAACTAAATCCCTATGGATGCTTTGGCACCTCAATCAGAGACTGAATGTTCAAAGGAGTTGGATAAATCAAAGATtggaaaacagtgttttattacactgaaaatgcaaaatgaatcAGCAAAACTGAGCTACTTTATCTGCATGGACTCTCAGACATCCTGCTTATGGGAGGCGGTCTTGTCAATTTAACATTCCATGAGTTAAGGTGACAGTTGTTGGATCTGTGGGATCTTATTGAAAAAGGAGCATACGGGTATTTTTTACAATCATAGACTGGGGATGTAAGGCGCTATTGCAGGGGAAGGGGAGGATAGctagatttgctgtttttttagatttattgtttttcttttttgaccaAAGTGTTATGCAATGCTTTTTTTCAAACACCCAGTGATGGGTAGGAAGCTGATAGTTCCACAAAAAAAGATTTCTTGTCAATGAAGGATCAGGATAAGAAATGAATCAATCTGTGTTTGAGGGGAGAaccctctgctggacagatgAGTATGTTGCCGGATTTCATTCTAAATGCTGCTAAACGTGCACTCATTCTTgtgcacacatgtatgcacagagcagatgtgattcccagtctttgtttttccctctgcttcttGTCAGATGGCTCATTTTTGGGCTCTGCTGCCTTCAGTGCCAGGAACTTGATGCATTTTAGCCTGCGCTCAACACACTATCACCTAAATTTGAGGTCCACGGTACTGGCTAAAGGGGTAGTCTGTGAAATCTTGCAGTCTTCGCTTTATTTAGAGCAAACCAAAAACCAGAAACACAGTTCTTGTTGATTTGAACAGCGATGTATCTTCATGGGTCCATAAAATACATAAGTGATTTACTAGAACCAGAATGGAACCAACAACAACTGGATCCAAGTCTGAAAATGTGCCAAATGAACCTGATAAAAAGTGCTCAACACTCTGTGTTTGCGGCCTCCAGGTCATTTGAAACCAGTATGGACTGCGAGCCTCTGTGAGCTTATCCAGCTTCAAACCACTTGGGAGAACCAATTGGTCTATTAAAAACTTCCATTGGTCAGTTCATGTCAGCTTTAGAGCGACTTATACCGTTGTCATGTGTTGTCAAGTCCAATCAAAATTTTGCACAAACTTGTAGACCAGTAGCAGTCTGACCTGTTCCACATCCAAGGGCCACTAGAAAGTGTGCACCAGAGACTGTTCAGATGTGGTCCTCAGGGTTTTACTGGGTAAGCTTGGCCCGAAAACCACCAAAGGAAATTTGTTCTATGAACTGGCTAACACACGCTTTGCAGATTATCACTTTAACCTGGCTAGCAGTGGATTCGGTGTGATTGATTCGACCCATGTCTCAGTGGATCCAGGCGAGGTTTAGAGAATTTAGTTGACTTACCTCCGGCTTGCATACCCTCTTTGATAGATATGCACATTATTAAAAAAAGCCATAGGAAATGGTCTTTATTTTTGAAGTATGAGATGATCATTTCAAACCGCTTGAAGTGTCTTCTTCAACTCTTAGGCTGTTTCATGATGTACAAACAATTTGAAATGCAGTCCTCGCAACGACTCTCTTTTTTGCACACGACGGTGAGGTTTGGAGACCTTGACTCTTGACCTTGGCCACTGCCCACCCAGTGTGTTCCTCTCTCTCAGGTCCCTGCCGACCTGGATCTAAACAGGGTAAAGTGAGTGTTATGTATTGCATTCAGGAGTTCTTCAGTGACCACACTGATGTACTTGTAGTATTAGTAGATGTAGGTTTTAGGACATAGTAGGTCCTCTGTAGAAAAgcgtttttcttttccacattaTTTCCCTCAAGgtccccacccccaccctccaccctccaccccccttCATTCTGTGAAAGTGGATGTAGTTTGAAGGTGAGACATACAGGGTGGTTTTTTCTCTTGGCATTGGTGATGGACGGAGTGAGAAGCTTCTCTTTCCTGTTACCATCCACCTCTCTGTGTGCAGCCTTAACACCACCACCAGTCCAATGCAGTGTTCCTCTTTCAAATGTTCCAGTTagcctcttttcatcttttgatttttatacatttacatGTACCTTTGTAGTTATTATgaatgttttgggtttttgttgtttttcacatattcattgtctttttttttttttttttttggagtgaaGACAACCCCTATCATTTTATAAACTTTGAATGAATTCTTGACTTTTTTGGACATGATTTTTAATAACTCATTCCCTTGTCCACAGTGGTTTATGAAAAAGTATTACTCAGCCACATTTTATATGGACAATACTGATATGTTGGAGCCTTTTATGTATTATTTGAATCATTTTACAATGCAAATGTAGTGTTTTGTAGCCATCTCTGGTTCATAACTTGGATGAAATTACACTCATTTTCTACCACCAGGATTCTCAGAGCAGCTAAGATCTCCATTTTGTAAAATTTGCATCAGTCATCACACAGACTTGAGTTTAAAGGTCATTTCACCTAAATTACAAAAGACATAcaatattttctcacttttagtGGTATCGAGCCCTTCATATAGCGTTGGTTTTAGTTGTCCAGGTTTTAAGATATCTGCCTCCCCCCAAAACAagggaggtgaatggaattcaACATTTGCAATTTtagtgaactgaccctttaagcCACATAATCTCAGGGATATGTACTTTTATGTAACAAAGTCTGAGTGATGTGATGTATCTTTAAAAGAAATATCCCCCTAAAATTCTTAACCACTGCTGAGAAACAGCTACAATTGAGTTTCATAGTAGATTTTTCTCCACCCAAAAAATATCTAAATTAATATATACCGGCAAGTGTTAATGTCAGAATGTAAAgagcaaggtttttttttctagagCAACCATTTTGCACTGATGTCTTTACACAAACAGTCTAGGAAATGTAGTGCTGCAGAGGTAGAAGAGAAAGGTTCAGGGTGGCCAACAACACAGTCACTTCATCTCAAAGTAACTCCAGGAATGTACTGAACATCACAGACTGCTGAGATCTGACAGTGGAAGAGGATCTGAAGGgggatttttcctttaatgttGCAGCAAATGATACCAATACCGGCCTCTGCTCATcaacattaaataaaaactCACCTCAGCTACCATGCTGCCACTGCTCTGACTTCTTTACTGTCACATTTTGACAGACATGATGAAAagtgttctttttattttctgtatttgtattttgtttgcagACAAGGGATATGTCATTTGCAATTTCTGTACTGAAACTACCTCTTTATTTGTCAACATGTTGCTTACTTTCAAATAGGTGatttttgtcttatttattGGTTTCATTGCACCAATGttctgttattttgtgtctcttatTTCACTCAGTGACCTCTCAGATTTATAACAAGCGCTGAtacctgtttttttcctcctcttttttttttttaatgcgtAAACTTGTTGCCTCATAATCCTCTACCTCAGACTCGCCTGCTGTCAGcaacttttattttctctgaccTCCAGCTGTAAAGTATGTTACACACCAAACACTCTTAATCTCTCATTTCAGggatcctcttcctccttttttgctttgtttcatgttATATTAGCGTCATCTTTCATGTCACTTATGCCCTGTTATCATGAATCCAATACCAAAGATGAAGAAATGTCAATGACAATGTCAGCGTACTGATTAAGCTTTCACGTGATGCATTCTTTCTGCAGCTAAACCTTGCTTTATTTTCCTGTGTTGACCTTTTTGGAATACGTCATGTTATCTTGTGAATAGCTGTTTGCTGTGTACACTATACTCACCACATCATGATATGCcagtgtagttttttttttttttccccattgtgcTCCATGATTGTTGTCCATTGGAAAGGTGGTTCAAGGTAACATGGAGTGGTAACAATGGGAACACTATCGTATTTGACTCAATGCAGCCTGTGATCAATTATCAATCGGAGAATGTAATTGTGGTCAAACTGACACCTCCTCATGTTTACATGCTTTCGCTCATTCGACCACAGACAGACTACTGTAGTGATATCACTGGGGTTGGACCTGTATGACTATTGAATCGATGCTGCCAGCCTTACTGTACTTACTGCCACGGAATGTCATGACACCCTGCAATAAGGGAAATCTTAGAAACAGTGTTGCCTTTAAACTTTATCACAGATCTTATTTGCATACTTTTCCCTCCAGTCACATGGTACATTTTACTCAATGggacttaaaggaccagtgtgtagaatTTAGTGGCAtgtagcagtgaggttgcagattgcaacccACTGAACACACCTCACTCCCTCATTTTCCAAAGATGTAGGAGAACCTTGAATGGCCTTCAGGTGACATAAGCATGCAAAAGGCTTgctctagagccagtgtttggtttgtacattctgggctactgtagaaatatGGCTAATAGATCctcctaaatcctacacactggaccttgaGTTGCAAAGATCTGGAGATGCTGAGTTCACAGTTGAACCAATTTACCTGAACGTGAAAACCAGAACCATCATTAGATATTGTCAAAATGTTCACTTACAACATCCATTAAATCCTGCAGAAATAGTTGCTGTTAATTACTACTACACTGTGCTTTCTGTAGATACTTATGTAGTATCACAGAGCAGTGGATGGTTGCAACAGACATTTCTTTTGGATTTATTTTAaatctgatcatctgactgctcaTGTTGATTGTCTTGGATTCCTGACACCACATACCCAGATCtcactaatgaaaataaaaaagacatcaCATATCAGTAATTGAAGAAAAATAACATCCAGGTtggaaaaatgctgaattttcctttttaaaaaagaaaggattAAGCCAGATATTGCACTATTTCTAGCAGCTGTGGTCAGGGAGGAATCACTATCCATTTCATGAAGGAGTCACTCCTGTGAAAGGACAGTACAGGCAAACCAGCACATGTGTCCAACCTCAGTGCTGTAACAGTTCGAACCCTGGAAAGATGAGATGTGGAGCACAGGGTCATAGTAAGAGCTTTTAATAAGTTGCAGCAACTAACATTTCAGGTTTAAGATGCAGATCTCATCTTTCCAGAtccttcctcagtctgtctgctgaggCACCAGTTTGAGCTTTAAGTTGGCTGATGTGCAGAGACTCGCTCACCACTGTTAGCGGCCTGTTGTACAGGAGCACAAGATGAGAAGAGTTACGGGGAAgtaaaagagcagaaaaatctTGACATATCTCAGGGAAGACATAGATTTCCACACTGTCATCGCTGTGAAAAGACAATTGAAAcgcctttatttttttctcttccaaaaTCTCTTGTCT
This Chaetodon auriga isolate fChaAug3 chromosome 5, fChaAug3.hap1, whole genome shotgun sequence DNA region includes the following protein-coding sequences:
- the nr6a1a gene encoding nuclear receptor subfamily 6 group A member 1-A isoform X1; protein product: MEIEKRTNGFDYPERNNAKSVNGFYSDHPLESEQNDSMDAINESNLDDPTDQRTCLICGDRATGLHYGIISCEGCKGFFKRSICNKRVYRCSRDKNCEMSRKQRNRCQYCRLLKCLQMGMNRKAIREDGMPGGRNKSIGPVQITEEEIERIMSGQEFKEDAPEHTWGNNGDSDHSSPSNGASEGNQPSPASTLSSNRSVEMNGYTAALRDQYINTSMSTHYQLLPHLFSYAAQSGLLAPQPRTLYPQSHPLVLQLVAAEDLAPLATPMLIEDGYKVTQVELFALLCRLADELLFRQISWIKKLPFFCELSIEDYTCLLSSTWQELILLSCLTIYSAQIFGDLANVTAKYTPSDDELQGFSEDGMEVMERLIYLFRKFHQLKISNEEYACMKAINFLNQDIRGLSNISQLEQLNKRYWYVCQDYTEYKYPHQPKRFPEIMMCLPEIRCIAGKLVNVPLEQLPLLFKAVLHSCKSSLTSYRTGLSPCVTTSSGN
- the nr6a1a gene encoding nuclear receptor subfamily 6 group A member 1-A isoform X2; translation: MDTWEDDPTDQRTCLICGDRATGLHYGIISCEGCKGFFKRSICNKRVYRCSRDKNCEMSRKQRNRCQYCRLLKCLQMGMNRKAIREDGMPGGRNKSIGPVQITEEEIERIMSGQEFKEDAPEHTWGNNGDSDHSSPSNGASEGNQPSPASTLSSNRSVEMNGYTAALRDQYINTSMSTHYQLLPHLFSYAAQSGLLAPQPRTLYPQSHPLVLQLVAAEDLAPLATPMLIEDGYKVTQVELFALLCRLADELLFRQISWIKKLPFFCELSIEDYTCLLSSTWQELILLSCLTIYSAQIFGDLANVTAKYTPSDDELQGFSEDGMEVMERLIYLFRKFHQLKISNEEYACMKAINFLNQDIRGLSNISQLEQLNKRYWYVCQDYTEYKYPHQPKRFPEIMMCLPEIRCIAGKLVNVPLEQLPLLFKAVLHSCKSSLTSYRTGLSPCVTTSSGN